The segment TAGAGATTAATTCAATAATTGAATCATCATGATGTGTTCTCTCAAGTATGATTAATTCACAATTGGCTAAATTGTTTAACTTTGCTGGAAAGCATTTTACCCATCCATAAGTTCGCTTTCCATCTGAGAAGCTCTTAATTTTTACACCATCCAAAGTTTCAAATTGTTTGATAGATTCTTGATGTATTTTTTTATCTAATCTTACATTTAGAGTTCCAGGAAATGGGACATATCCAATTTTTGACTGGAATTGTTTTGTGTATCCTTTTAATCCCATATAGTAGGCACCTTCACCCATTCCAGAAACCAGAGTTCCTTTAAGTTCAACATAAGAGGGTGAGGAATCCAAACTTTTTCTAAGTATGGCTGAGAGTTTTACCATTTCATTAAATCCTTTAGGAGTAATTTTAACAGAAATGTTGCGACCACTAATTATTCTATCTATGAATTGATTCTGTTCTAATTCCAATAGATGCTTGGATGCAGATTGCTGAGATTTTTTAATATTTTTTCCAAGAGAGGAAGTGGTAATGGTAACATAGTTGTGTTTTGCACCTTTGGATAAGAGATATGAGAGGGTTAAGATGTGCTGAATTTTTAGTTCAGTCATCTAGTTTCCTAAGATACGCCCAAGTCACCGAATGTTTTTAGTTTCATGCCATCAGAGTTTGAAAGTTTGGCAACTCTGTGACCAACAACACATTCTACACCTGCATTTTTGGCGCCTTCTAAAAGTCGTTGGGTAATAATTCCATCAAGTAGAAGATACTTTATTCCAGATTGGGAAGACAGTTTACTTACTACTTCACTGATAGGAACTTTGAAAACTTCATTTTGATCACTATCTAATGCAACAGCTTCAAGCGTTTCATTGAGATTTGGGAAAACTTTTGATGCAATTTCTGCAAGAGGTTTATCATCTTCACTTTTTAGTTCAGGTGCAGGTTTTCCGGATTTAATTTCATCTGCAATTGGTCTTAGAATTTCATCAATTCTTGTTGGAGTTAATTCTTCAACTTCAACACCAGTATCAGCTTGTAATTCATAGTCTAAAGTTACAACAGATTTTAGTTCTTTGAGAATAAATCCACCAGATCTATCTCCATCAAGAAATGCCACTACAGTATCTTTACTGTTACATAGTTCTTTGATGGATTCATCAATTTTTGCACCTTCAATTGCTAAAACATTATCATAACCAGCTCTTAGGAGATTGATTACATCTGCTCTTCCTTCTACTAGTATTACCCATTTAGAAT is part of the Nitrosopumilus sp. b3 genome and harbors:
- the dnaG gene encoding DNA primase DnaG, giving the protein MSGKSGIVKYHVKLSYEVDGLVERADIIGAIFGQTEGLLGPEMNLNELQRVSKVGRIEVNSKSTANTTAGDALIPMSTDIDTCALIAAGIESIDKVGPFDCTFKLEAIDDVRAAKKDDIVRRAKEIKQKWATKTVSEGETMLNDVHQGDAGKLSTYGPSKLTCSSGIFDSKWVILVEGRADVINLLRAGYDNVLAIEGAKIDESIKELCNSKDTVVAFLDGDRSGGFILKELKSVVTLDYELQADTGVEVEELTPTRIDEILRPIADEIKSGKPAPELKSEDDKPLAEIASKVFPNLNETLEAVALDSDQNEVFKVPISEVVSKLSSQSGIKYLLLDGIITQRLLEGAKNAGVECVVGHRVAKLSNSDGMKLKTFGDLGVS
- a CDS encoding DUF120 domain-containing protein, encoding MTELKIQHILTLSYLLSKGAKHNYVTITTSSLGKNIKKSQQSASKHLLELEQNQFIDRIISGRNISVKITPKGFNEMVKLSAILRKSLDSSPSYVELKGTLVSGMGEGAYYMGLKGYTKQFQSKIGYVPFPGTLNVRLDKKIHQESIKQFETLDGVKIKSFSDGKRTYGWVKCFPAKLNNLANCELIILERTHHDDSIIELISKSCLRKTAKLKDGSKISIKIKINS